Proteins encoded within one genomic window of Dyadobacter chenhuakuii:
- a CDS encoding response regulator, with product MSTKILIVDDHPMVLEGLKSLLSESEGISVVGTASNAIDAIAFLKSNEVDIAFLDINLPDISGIELCKKVKDQFPEVKTLALSTFSERAYVSRMIQNGASGYLIKSSSKEEILEAIQQVQAGGYFMNVNFDQAAATPTPKTIPFLTRREKEVLLLIAEGLTNPQIADKLFISVTTVNSHRQNLLMKFEVSNTASLIKLAAGLGLI from the coding sequence ATGAGCACCAAAATCCTGATTGTAGATGACCACCCAATGGTGTTGGAAGGCCTGAAATCCCTTTTATCTGAAAGCGAGGGGATATCGGTCGTAGGCACCGCCTCTAATGCCATCGACGCCATTGCATTTCTGAAATCCAACGAAGTGGATATCGCTTTTCTGGACATTAACCTGCCCGATATCAGCGGTATTGAGCTTTGTAAGAAGGTTAAGGATCAATTCCCGGAAGTAAAAACGCTTGCGTTGAGCACATTTAGTGAACGCGCTTACGTTTCGCGCATGATCCAGAACGGGGCTTCGGGATATCTCATTAAAAGTTCGAGCAAGGAAGAAATCCTGGAAGCGATTCAGCAAGTGCAAGCCGGTGGGTATTTTATGAATGTCAATTTCGATCAGGCCGCAGCAACACCAACGCCCAAAACAATCCCATTCCTGACCCGCCGCGAAAAAGAGGTCCTTCTCCTCATCGCCGAAGGTCTCACCAACCCCCAAATCGCCGACAAACTCTTCATCAGCGTAACCACCGTAAACAGCCACCGCCAAAATCTGCTAATGAAATTCGAAGTTTCCAACACAGCCTCGCTTATTAAGCTTGCAGCTGGGCTGGGGCTGATTTGA
- a CDS encoding tetratricopeptide repeat-containing sensor histidine kinase, translating into MKSVFTTALLILIYGHVSAQSGDANSILKKIRESKEDTNRVLAYIEYGNLLENQNIDSAGKYYLKAEALSQKLDYNIGKFKFRSNYTYILNLQGKFEQGLKLNKESLKIATDMKHQVNIGKSLANIATSYVYMGNFTEAIKYYQRSADQFEKLGMKEFLPRLYISIGSAFEHANLFNKSLVYKQKALQLARPMKDSLQLADILTNLGGNYFNLKRYKEGLAVYTEGLAVAQKIKSDIFIVQAYGGLCRVNRGLKKLDIAREYGEKGLALARKTGNVFLEMECLRALMFVAEDYNDTALSAKYTREALKIAEANEMTDHLVELYEDYATDLARENNYKGAYDYLMKYNLMNDAIQGLDVQKQLQELDTKYLTAQKEKQIVTLEKEKQTRNTLIYSLIGGFIAFIIIAVLIYRNIAIRKRIAEQEVLQLQQEKQLVATNSILKGQEEERTRVARDLHDGLGGLLSGIKLTLNSVKGNVILPEESAMTFTRAITQLDGAISEMRRVAHSMMPETLVRFGLIEALSDFCEGISASGQLKVTMQDFGFGERLDSSIEIVLYRVVQELLNNVLKYAEATEAQVQLTRIGSNVSLTVEDNGKGFDVKSLETSKGAGFRNVQARVDYLNGKLDIQSKPEEGTSVLVEIEV; encoded by the coding sequence ATGAAATCAGTTTTTACGACGGCTTTACTCATTCTTATTTATGGTCATGTTAGCGCGCAAAGCGGTGATGCAAATTCGATTTTAAAGAAGATCAGGGAGAGTAAGGAGGATACAAACCGCGTGCTGGCTTACATTGAATATGGCAATCTGCTCGAAAACCAGAACATCGACAGCGCAGGCAAATATTATCTCAAAGCAGAAGCATTAAGTCAAAAGCTGGATTATAACATTGGGAAATTCAAATTCCGCTCCAACTACACTTATATACTGAACCTGCAAGGCAAGTTTGAGCAAGGACTTAAATTGAATAAGGAGAGCCTGAAAATTGCAACAGACATGAAACATCAGGTGAACATTGGTAAAAGTCTGGCCAATATTGCCACCAGTTACGTCTATATGGGCAATTTTACCGAAGCTATTAAATATTACCAACGCTCAGCGGATCAGTTTGAAAAGCTGGGAATGAAGGAATTTTTACCCAGACTTTACATCAGCATCGGCTCCGCATTTGAACACGCCAATCTTTTCAATAAATCATTGGTATACAAACAAAAAGCATTGCAGCTCGCCCGTCCAATGAAGGACAGCCTGCAACTGGCCGACATCCTGACCAATCTTGGCGGCAACTATTTCAATTTAAAGCGCTACAAAGAAGGTTTGGCAGTTTATACCGAGGGCCTTGCGGTGGCTCAAAAAATCAAATCGGACATTTTCATCGTGCAAGCTTACGGCGGGCTTTGCCGGGTGAACCGGGGGCTGAAAAAGTTGGACATTGCCCGGGAATATGGAGAAAAAGGATTGGCCCTCGCCAGAAAAACGGGCAATGTGTTTCTGGAAATGGAGTGCCTGCGAGCGCTAATGTTCGTTGCAGAGGATTATAATGACACTGCCCTATCCGCCAAATACACCCGGGAGGCCCTCAAAATTGCAGAAGCTAATGAAATGACAGACCATTTGGTGGAGCTGTACGAGGATTACGCAACCGATCTGGCGCGGGAAAACAACTACAAAGGCGCCTATGATTATCTGATGAAATACAACCTCATGAATGATGCAATCCAGGGTCTTGACGTGCAAAAACAATTACAGGAACTGGACACAAAGTATCTGACGGCCCAAAAAGAAAAGCAGATCGTAACATTAGAAAAGGAAAAACAAACCCGCAACACACTAATCTACAGCCTCATAGGAGGATTTATCGCATTCATCATTATAGCAGTTTTGATTTACAGGAACATTGCGATCCGCAAGCGGATCGCTGAGCAGGAGGTTTTACAATTACAACAGGAAAAACAGCTGGTAGCCACAAACTCGATTTTGAAGGGCCAGGAAGAGGAACGCACCCGCGTAGCCAGGGACTTGCACGACGGTCTCGGCGGATTATTATCTGGTATTAAATTAACTTTAAATTCCGTGAAAGGAAATGTAATTCTTCCCGAGGAAAGCGCTATGACCTTTACCCGGGCAATCACACAACTGGATGGCGCCATCAGCGAAATGCGCCGCGTAGCACACAGCATGATGCCCGAAACGCTGGTCAGGTTTGGCCTGATCGAAGCCCTCAGCGATTTCTGCGAAGGGATCAGCGCATCCGGACAGTTAAAAGTAACAATGCAGGACTTCGGCTTCGGAGAGCGTCTCGATTCATCCATCGAAATCGTGCTCTACCGCGTCGTACAGGAGCTTTTGAACAACGTTCTGAAATACGCCGAAGCAACCGAAGCGCAGGTGCAGCTTACCAGGATAGGCAGCAATGTAAGCCTTACCGTGGAAGATAATGGTAAAGGTTTTGATGTCAAGAGCCTGGAAACCAGCAAAGGCGCTGGATTCAGGAATGTACAGGCAAGGGTGGATTATCTCAATGGTAAGCTCGACATTCAATCCAAGCCCGAAGAAGGCACGTCGGTGCTGGTAGAAATTGAAGTATAA
- a CDS encoding LacI family DNA-binding transcriptional regulator, protein MEKDNTYFGVKEIARRANVSIATVDRVIHNRTGVSEKTKKKINEIIKELDYQPNILASRLASRKIISLAVLLPKVSAETDFWEAPLKGTVRAQQEIKKYGVQVSTFLFDLNDHNSFNEQTKLILAGTFHGVLLAPSFVEEAREFAAECTKLKIPFAFIDSDIPDQDNLTYIGPHLFQSGYVGAKLLTYRLKENHKVLVVNISKDTDTYNYLQIEEGFRSYFKDHNLPGEIIRMDIKDTDNLSVTRDLKRMLHTHEHIEAIFVTNSRVSAVASFLEKDNRKDISLIGYDFLKENIRFLNEGLIDFLICHKPEEQGYRGLMALYQTLVLGAPVEKMHFMPIDIITKENQAFYQN, encoded by the coding sequence ATGGAGAAAGACAATACTTATTTCGGCGTGAAGGAAATCGCGCGGCGGGCCAATGTTTCGATTGCAACAGTAGACAGGGTCATTCACAACCGCACCGGCGTTTCTGAAAAAACCAAAAAGAAGATCAATGAGATCATTAAAGAACTTGATTATCAACCTAATATATTAGCAAGCCGGCTGGCGTCACGCAAGATCATTTCCCTGGCTGTGCTGCTTCCTAAGGTTTCTGCCGAGACAGACTTCTGGGAGGCGCCACTTAAAGGGACCGTCCGGGCGCAGCAGGAAATCAAGAAATATGGCGTTCAGGTGAGCACATTTCTTTTTGATTTAAATGACCATAATTCTTTCAACGAACAGACGAAATTAATTTTGGCGGGCACTTTTCATGGTGTTTTGCTTGCTCCTTCCTTTGTAGAGGAAGCGCGTGAGTTTGCCGCTGAATGTACCAAACTGAAAATCCCGTTTGCCTTCATCGATTCCGACATTCCGGATCAGGATAACCTGACCTATATCGGCCCTCATTTATTCCAAAGTGGCTATGTAGGGGCCAAATTGCTGACTTATCGCTTAAAGGAAAATCATAAAGTGCTGGTTGTCAATATTTCGAAAGACACGGATACTTACAATTATTTGCAGATCGAAGAGGGTTTCAGGTCATATTTTAAAGATCATAACTTGCCCGGTGAGATCATTCGGATGGACATTAAGGATACAGATAACCTTTCCGTGACAAGAGATCTGAAACGCATGCTGCACACGCACGAGCATATTGAGGCTATTTTTGTAACCAATTCACGCGTTTCCGCCGTGGCTTCCTTTCTAGAAAAAGACAATCGAAAAGACATTTCTTTAATTGGCTATGATTTCCTTAAGGAGAACATTCGCTTTTTGAATGAAGGGCTGATTGATTTTCTGATCTGCCACAAACCTGAGGAGCAGGGTTACCGGGGATTAATGGCCTTATACCAAACTTTGGTGCTCGGCGCGCCTGTTGAAAAAATGCATTTCATGCCGATTGATATCATTACAAAAGAGAACCAGGCATTTTATCAGAATTGA
- a CDS encoding arylsulfatase codes for MKNVIALFCCLLVLFPGAHSQAQTPATKTVRPNIIFILADDLGYGDVGFNGQKFIRTPNIDRLAREGMIFNQFYAGTSVCAPSRSSLLTGQHTGHTYIRGNKSVLPEGQQPIADSVLTVAEILQKAGYVTGAFGKWGLGPVGSEGDPNKQGFNQFYGYNCQSLAHRYYPDHLWDNAKKVVLEANKDLLYNKEYAPDLIQKKALDFMDTRDGKQPFFLFLPYILPHAELIVPDDSIFQSYKGKFEEKFYRGADYGSNAKSGGYTSQEFPRATLAAMVTRLDLYVGQVLDKLKEKGLDKNTLVIFTSDNGPHVEGGADPKFFRSSGGFRGVKRDLYEGGVREPFAARWPGVIKPGSKSDFIGAFWDILPTFTELAQAQTPRNIDGISFTDALKGKPTQKKHDYLYWEFHEQGGRQAVRQGNWKAIRLKAAGNPDALVELYDLSKDPGETTNLTPQFPEKAKELGQIMNKAHVSSALFPFGSLVTNE; via the coding sequence ATGAAAAACGTTATTGCACTGTTTTGCTGCTTGCTAGTTTTATTCCCGGGAGCGCATTCACAAGCCCAGACACCAGCTACAAAAACAGTTCGTCCAAATATCATTTTCATCCTCGCCGATGACCTGGGTTATGGCGACGTCGGGTTTAACGGACAAAAATTCATCCGAACCCCGAACATTGACCGGCTGGCCCGAGAAGGGATGATTTTTAATCAATTTTATGCAGGAACTTCCGTCTGCGCACCTTCCCGATCTTCCTTGTTGACCGGCCAGCATACCGGGCATACCTATATCAGAGGAAATAAATCCGTTTTACCCGAAGGACAGCAGCCCATCGCCGATTCCGTACTGACGGTTGCTGAAATTTTGCAAAAAGCCGGTTACGTCACCGGTGCATTTGGTAAATGGGGGCTCGGGCCGGTCGGCTCTGAGGGAGATCCTAACAAACAGGGTTTTAATCAGTTCTACGGCTACAATTGCCAAAGCCTGGCGCATCGCTACTACCCGGACCATCTTTGGGACAATGCTAAAAAAGTTGTTCTTGAGGCAAACAAAGATCTGCTATATAATAAGGAATACGCACCCGATCTGATCCAGAAAAAGGCATTGGATTTTATGGATACCAGAGATGGTAAACAGCCGTTTTTCCTGTTCTTGCCATATATTCTGCCTCACGCAGAACTGATTGTGCCCGACGACAGTATTTTTCAATCATATAAAGGCAAGTTTGAAGAGAAATTTTACCGTGGAGCAGATTATGGCTCCAATGCAAAAAGTGGCGGGTATACGTCTCAGGAATTCCCCCGCGCCACATTAGCTGCCATGGTCACGCGTCTGGATCTTTATGTGGGGCAGGTTTTGGATAAATTAAAAGAAAAAGGACTGGATAAGAATACGCTTGTCATATTTACGAGCGACAATGGTCCGCATGTAGAAGGCGGTGCTGACCCCAAATTTTTCAGGAGCAGTGGCGGTTTCCGGGGTGTAAAGCGTGATTTGTACGAGGGTGGGGTTAGGGAGCCGTTCGCCGCACGCTGGCCGGGCGTAATCAAACCGGGATCGAAAAGTGATTTTATAGGCGCATTCTGGGACATTCTGCCCACATTCACCGAACTCGCCCAGGCACAAACGCCGCGAAACATTGACGGCATTTCCTTCACAGATGCACTAAAAGGCAAGCCTACCCAGAAAAAGCACGATTATTTATATTGGGAATTCCACGAGCAAGGCGGCAGGCAGGCTGTGAGGCAAGGAAACTGGAAAGCCATCAGGTTAAAAGCTGCCGGGAACCCGGATGCATTGGTGGAACTCTACGACCTCTCCAAAGATCCAGGTGAAACCACAAACCTAACCCCTCAATTCCCCGAAAAAGCAAAAGAGCTAGGCCAGATCATGAACAAAGCACACGTGTCATCTGCATTATTCCCGTTTGGGAGCCTGGTGACGAATGAATGA